AGCCTATACCGCGTACAGGTTCAGAAGCCCATCCTAGAGGCTAGGCTTCTAGAGGACAGTCAAACCCTTGAGATATCGCCGTTAGACCCAAGCCTCCCGAGGGCTAGGGTTAATCTCCGAGAGCCTAGACTCGCGAGAGGGGAGTATGTGGTTAGGAGGCTAGTGGGTTATCCAGATGGTCGGAGCGAGGTTTTCGTGACAAACTATAGGGTTTTCGAGGTTGATTTAGAGACAAGGTCTGTCAAGCACTCGGCTCCTCTTAACTCGGTCGAATTCTTCGTAGTCGGCTCGAGGCCTGTTAGAAGGCAGAAGCTTAGCAAATCCATTCTCCTCGAGAGAGGCTGGCTCCAGTTCTACAAAAACATTTCAAGCAGGTTTTACTTCAGGGTCGGAGACGTCGTGGCTCTGGTAGACGGCTCCGTGGCCGTTAGGTTGGAGAACGTTCTAGACCCGGATGGGTTTAAGAAGCTCGTAGACACCGTTAAGCGGCAACTCTACGGGGCTGGAGAAGCCGCTCGACCCTCGGGTTCAGCCAATAGTAGTAGTTGTACTTCATACCGGGCGACGGGTAGCTGAACAGATATGTCGCTAGACTATGGAGGCCGACATGACAGCCGGTTTTGAGCCTGTTCCTCAGCTCTATGGTCTTCCTGTTCACCCTGGGCAGTCTAAGCTTCGATAGATTTCTCTTAAACTCCTCGAGCTTTTCGCTGTCTAGCTTTTCAAGCCAGTCGTAGAGCATTCTCCAGCTTGTTCTAAGCTTTGGGTCAAACCCGTACCTGTTTAAGAGCCCGTCGAGTCTTCTAAGAGCCTCGTCATATTCGACCGTGTAGCTACAGCCTAGACGCATCCCCGCCTTTTCGAAGAAGGGGTTGTATACGGCCATAGCGGCCATGGTCTCTACGACGTCGGCGCCGCAGCGGGGTAGGGTTTCCCTCACAAGCCTAACGCCTAGTCCGACCCCACGCCACTTAGGGTGAACTACGACCCTCGATATCGCTAGGAGCCTACCGGATTTGACGTAATCCCACAGGTTTGAGCCGAAGACCATACGTCTGCACCTACACGCTATGGGAGCGTGGGAGTAGACGATCACCCCTATCGTCTCTCGACTGTAGAGGGCTTTGAAAACCTTAGCCGGATAGGCGGGTCTGAAACCTTTATAGTGGAACCTTTCGAGCTTGAAGTAGTCTCTGAACCTCCCCTCGACTATCCTGACTAGGTTTGAGAGGGAGAAAGGTTTAGGTGTCACGTCTCTGTGCTCGACGACCGGAGGCTGTAGGAAAGGTTTAACGACCAATATGTCTGGGTTTAGGTCCTCGGCTATATCCGTGTGGCTTGAGGCCGCCACCAGGGTTAGTCCTAACCGGCGGGAGAGCTTCTGGGTTAGGTAGGCCACCACCCTGGCGGTCGTCCTGTCTAGGAGGCTGCAGAATTCGTCGACTATCACGGCTTTCATCCCCTCCCTGACCGCTTTGTAGAACATCTTAGCCAGCCTGTAGCGGTATCTCTGCCCGGCGCTCAGCTCCCCGTAGCTCCGTATGAAAAGGTATGCCTCGGCCAACCCTGCCATGCTGAGGTAGTAGAGCGCCTCCTTCGTGTCTCTCCCTATCGCCTCGCATAAGACCTCGTCCTCGTCGACCTCCACCTCGTCCATGCTGATCGCCTCGGATCCGTAAAGCCTCTTAAACGCCTTGAGAAGCGTGGTTTTACCTCCCCCAGATTCACCCGTCACGTAGATCACAGCCGGGTCCACCCATTCAAGCCTAAAGCCCTTGAAGACCGTGAAGCCTCTACCTAGCCATCCGAGACCGAAGGCCCTGGAAACCTCAAGCACCCTTCTAGAGCCCCTCCTTACGGGTTTATACTCGACCGTGAGCTCTAGAACCGGTAAAAGCGGATACGTGGTTAGCCCCTCCTTCTCTTACCGGTTTTCAAAAACCACCACTCCGCCCATGCGAGGAGGAAAATAAATTGGGGTTGGGTGAGGTTCAACACGTCCCTGAGAGGCATCCCGTAGAACCAGCAGACGAAGCCGAGGTTTTGAAGCATCGGCTCGGTCGCTATGAGCCTTTTGACCTTTTCTACCTGAAATTTCCGGTCAGCTCCTTCATGAGCGCCGAAGCCAGCCTTGTGAACACGTCTGCGGGAAGCATCTTAACCTTGTCTACCGTCACCTGGGGGTCGGCTTTCCTCAGCATCCTAGCCACGGTCTCGACGGCTTGCTCGGTCTCGTCCTCTATCCTAGAGACCGCCAACGCGTCTTCGACCGTCAGCCTACCGTATCTTATGATTCCTAAACCGGGGACCTCGACCTCTCTAACCTGGTCGGTCGACAGTAGGTCGTCTATCCTCAGGTGTTTTAGCTCCCTTCTCCTCTGTTCGATGTACGCGTCGAGCTTACGCATACCCTTCTCATACGCGTCCATACCCATCATCTCCATGCTCTACGTCACAGTTCCGAACTCTATGTCCTCGGCCTCTCCGGACACGGTTTCGAGTATGACGCCGTCCTGCTCGACCCTGAACTCCCAGCCGGTTAAGACCACGTTGCTCAGGGTTATCTTAGGCTTCCCTGAGGCGTTTCCCTCAGGGTATACGGTTATCGCGACCTTTGTCCCGCTGAGAACCTTATCCGCGACCGAGGAGTCGAGCCACATATAGTCGATATCCACGGTGAAGCTCTTGTTTCCGGCCTCCAGCACCGCTGGTTTGTCGCTTCCAAGCCTATACTCCTTGACAAGCTCCACGTCTATGCCCACCCTCACACCTCTACAGTAGCCGACAGTAGACCCGTCTAGCTCGACAGACGCGTCTCTACTTAGGACAGGTGTAGACATGGGTTTCTCACCTCCTTCAACCTATCCCCCGGTCAGAGGGACACCGGAGGGGTTGGGAGGAGAGTTAGACCAACAGCTTAACCGCACGTAGGATGAGCCTCGCACCTCTGAGGCTTCCCTTCTCCGTCGCCAAGCCCTCAGAGTCCCATCTAACCACCCTCGAGCCGTCGACCGTGCCGTTGAGCTTATGGTTTTTAGCCAACGCCTCATACGCCGCTTCAGAAAGCTTCATCACACTCTCCTCCGCGTCCTCGGCTTTAGGCTTCAGGTCGACTATTATGACCTCGAAGTCGTTCTCGTACACCGAGACCTTCCCGTTGAACGTCAAGTCCCCACCCGACCATATCACGGCTAGATACGGATACCTCTCGAACCTAGAGGGCACGCCTTTAAACCACGCCTTAATCGACGTCGAGAGCGTCGGGTCCTCTCTCAGGATCGCTAAGATGGCTTCGGAGATCTCGTCAAGCATTCTCCAGCACCTCCATGATCATTTCGGGTAGGAGCCTCAGGCTCATGTCGAGGCTTCTCGTGAAGAAGGGCTGAGGCGGGAAGCCTGGGTGGCTGACCCTTTTGGTGTATACGACCTCTCCCTTGACCTCGAACCTTAGAACTCTGGCTTTTCTCGGGTATATCATATGAGGCTTAACCCCTTTAACAAGGTATGCTAGGTAATCCGGTCCTCCGACCGTTACAACGTCGCCTACGGCCTCGACACGGAGCATCCTCTGAAGCTTACCGGTCCTCCGTGGGGCGGAGGACTTGAGAACCGCCTCGAACCTCGGAGCCCATCTCCTAGCGGCCTCAGCCCCTATGCCTGAAACCGCCCTCCTGAGCCTCTCGATGAGCTCTAGGTTTGAAAACTGAACCTTAACCTCGAGCATGGGGGTCACCTGATGGAATTATCTCCTAGCCTGTCAGCGTCAGATGCCTCCTGTAGGGGTTAAGCAGTTTCTCTTCAGACAGCGTTAGAGCCGGGGGTTCGCTCCGTTCCCTCCGCAGCCACCCTAGGAGCTTGAGGAGGAAGACCGAGACCGTGTCCGTGGCCACGGCTTCGACGTCGCCGGGGGTCTGGGGGTAGCCGGCGGAGTACTCGACCCTGACAGACTGTCTCAGGGCTAGACTCGGGGTTTCCTGGGTGAAGTAGAGCCTTCCGGTTTCAGATTCGGCCACGTAGTCTACCGTAGCACGCCAATCTGGTTCATCGTCGCTACCCTTGTTGACCTCCACTTTCGAGGCCGAGAGCACAGGCGTGTAGGTTAGTTTGACGAAGCAGCCCAACCCATCCATCCTGACATCGGATCCCTTGAACGTCTCCGTCAGGAGGCATCCTCCGTCGAAGAAGCCCTGTGGGACACCGCAGTAGCCGTCTATGAGCCTAGACGCCTGCTCTATGAGCTTCGAAAGGTAGTTTTCGAAGCTCTCCTGGTCCTCAAACCCGAAGTCGTCGTAGTCTAGGTTGCCGATCCTACGCTTCACGTCTGAAACAGTCGTGTAACCCATGCTTCACCACCTCGGCGAATATGGTTTGAATAAAAACGAGGGGGATAGGGGAGCCTAAGGGAGTGGGTGGGTTTAGACGGTTGCAGGGGTCTTTATCTCCACTATCGCGTTCTTGTCGACTATGGCTACGGCGAACGTCAGGGAACCGGTTAGTTTGACCTTCCTGCTCACCGTGTCGCGTTCGGTCTCGATGAGGAGCTGCCTCTTCGGCGCGAAGACCATGGCATCTCTATGGATGAGGTAGGCGCTGAGGTAGTGGTTGGTCGTGTCCCACTCAGGCATGTAGCCTGATACGGCGACCCTCACGCCGAAGAGCTCAACCACTCTACCCTCCCTAGCCACGTCCGGCCTGGCGTATACGAGGGCTTGATTCTCGACCAAGCCTTTAAGTAGGTTTTCATACATTCCCGGAGAGACCACGAGTAGACAGCTTCCGGGGTCCACGGCTTTCCCGTTCTGCTCCAGCTTGCCTATGGCGTCTATTATCCATCCGGCGTCGAAGCTCACGGATTCACCGGACTTGTCGAGCTCAGGTATGGTGTCGTCTGCGATCAGCGTGTCGAGTATGTATCTGTCGACCGCCCTTAGAGCCGCGTCGCTGAACCTGGCCTCAAGCTCAGAGAGCAGGTCTTCGCTGAGCTTCTCGATGTCTGCGTACGGTATCTCCGTGTAGGCGGCTGCCTCCTTTATGCTCGCCTGAACCGTCCCGTAGAGGTTCGTCTTAGGCGTCAACGAGCCGCCGACCTCGGAGAGGACATCCATCTCGAACGGCGCGACGTAGGGTATGTTAACCGTCTCACCGGGCTTTCCAGATAGGATGCTTGAGCGCCTTATGAAGCTCGATATCCTAGCCGAAGGCTTCTCCGGATAGCTCAACGGCGCCTCCCACTGCTCCCTTAAGACCCCTCTCTTAAGCGATTCGAGAAACCTTCGCCTACCCTCGGCTAAGGGGTCTTTAGACTCCTCCACTATACCCTTAGGCTCCGTCTCATAATCCACCTTACTAGACATGTTTCCCTTTACCTCCTCTCTAAGGTCCCCAGCGCTTGAAGGCTCGACACCCTGAGGCTGGGGTTCAGGGGTCATCGCTCCGAGCCGGGATAGAGACTCTTCGAACCTAGGCGGCTCCCTGCCGAAGTCTTGGTAGTGGGCTGCGAGGTGGCTGTATACCGCTCTTCGGTCTTCGGCGGGTATGTCGACTCCGCCTCTAGCTCCGAGTAGGGAGGCCATGGCGGCTACGACTCCACGCCAAACCGTTACGAGCCGGCCGTCGACGACGTCGTGGTGCGGTAGCTTGTATGAATCGAACGACTCTGGGTCGGATTCGTCGAACCAGGCGAAGGCCTGTCTATACCTCCGCCAGTCGACCTTGTCCCTGTCCCCTGACCCGTCTGAGCTAGCCCATCTACGTATACGCATCCTAGCGGCTTCAGCGTCCCACTCCCTATCCTCGTCGGCTAACGGGTACTTCCTGTAGCCTACAGCACCCTCCTCTACGGGCTTCGAGAGCCGCTCGACGACCTCGATCGATGTCTCTGGAACACCTGGAACCGCTACCAGAGAGAGCTCCCTGAACTCGATCCCCTTGGGAAGTTTTCCGTCGACCGGTTCGATAACCTCGTAGTCTAGGGCTACCGAGACCTTCCTTATCAGGCCGAGCCTTATCTTATCCGCGGTCTCCTCGTCGTATATCTCCGCGAGGTACATGATGGCCTTCTGCTCCTCGTCCCACCACGCGTCTACGACCTTTCCGACCGCTCTGTCGGCCGAGACGTGTTCGTAGTAGACAGGCTTACCCCTGAGGGTTTCAGCCGCCCTTTTAAGCTCCTCCTCGACGTAGACGTTCAGGTTTCTGGAAACTCCGGCTTTGAGGGCTACTCCCTTAATCCTCAGGACAGGCTTCTGGGAGACCGCCTCTAGGATGTCTTCCACCAGTCTGAGCTTCACGGCGACCACCGTGAGCATGAATCTAGACCTCTAGGGGGAACCCGAGCTTAGCGAGCCAACGCCTAGCCTCCGAGGGGTCGAGTATTCCGCTTTTAACCAGACCGCCTACGTCGGCTAGAGATACGTCCTCGAGCCTAGACTTAGGAGACCCCCAGTTGAGCCTAGGAACCTCTTTCAACCCCTCGGTCTCTACGAGGGGCTTAAATACCTCGGCCTCTACCTTACGCTTCAGATACCTTTGGATCCCCATGACCCTCCGCTCGACCGTTTCGAGCATGGTCCTGGCCGAAGCCTCGGTTGCGTTACGTAGCCAGCTTAGAAGCGGGGCTTGAAGACCCTCGAACACCTGTCTGTCCAGGTATTCGTAGAAGAACTCGAACCTCGCACGCGGGTCGACGGTCAACGGTTTGAAGTCTACCTCGCCTGTGAGTATTATATCCTCGTCGGGTCTCAGGGTTTCGAGAACTGCTTGAAGCTGCTGGAGGGCGTTTCTATTCGGAGCCCTCCATATTACCTTGGGCGCCGCATACCTAGAAAGGATCTTCTCCATGTTCTCGACCGCCTTTCTCTTGGCTTTGAGGAAACCTAGGACGGGTGTCAGCATGCTGGTTCCGTAGGCGGAGTTCCCGACGGGGTTATGCTTCAGGTGGAGGATCTCCTCAGGCTTGAAGCTCACGCTCGTGGCTCCATCCCTTTGGACGAAGCGTAGGACTCTTCCATGCCTATCCCTCTCGACCCTCACGGTTTTAGAAGGCAACAGGTTCAGCCCTACGAGCCGCCCGTCGGGTTTACGATAGACCTTCTCGACGTAGGCGTCTCCGTAGATGAGCATATTCCTCACCGCCTCCCTAAGCAATTCATCCATGTTCACCGTTTCCGCGAACCCGTCGACGAGCTCCTTAGCCCTCTGGTCTTCAGCCGTCGTGTAGTATCCTCCCCCCACCGTCAGCTCGACGTAGAGGTCGACGGCCGCGTGGGCTACCGGGTCGGTTAAGTAGTACTTCTCAAGCTCCTCTAGGCTAGCCCCTTTCCTGGCTTCGTATCTGAATATCGATAGGGCTGTTTGGACTATTCCCTTCGGAGCCGCCGTCTCCCTCAGCTTCTCCCAGAGTCTACCGATAAGGCTCATAGTACACGTCTCCCCCTGGTTACCGCGAAACCGGGTTTACGGGAAGCGTAGACCGCTAGGGCTAGAGCCCAGAGGCGGTCGTCGTGCGTCCCCTCGGGGTGGGTGAACGTGATGTATCCGGACTTTGAGAGCTCGAACTTCTCGACGTTCAGCTCGTGGAGGAGCATCCTATCGTATGGGTATCTGAGCATCCCCCTCGCCATCACGGTCTTCAGGTAGGTCATTATCTGCTCCTTCGTCTTCACGGTCAAGACGACCCCCTCGGCGGGGAGCCCCACGTTCAAGGCGTCCTCGACGACGTACTCGCCTACCCCGGTCTGGTCTATGAGTATCCCGTTGACCCCTTCGAGCGTGTCGCAGAGCCCCTTGAGGTATCCTATCACGCTGGCGTAGGGGGTTTCGAGCGGGAACCTCTTGAGGTGTATGAGCCTCAACACGCCGTCCTCGTCTTCGCTCAGGACGGCTACGGCGCTGTGGTCCCTGTGCTTGCCCAGGTCTACGCCTATCCAGAAGCTTCCTGAGAGCCTGGTCCCGTAGTCTACGTATTCGAGGTCTCCGTCTACGCACCTGGCGATCAGGTCTTGGGTGAGCCAGCTGTCTAGGTCTGGGATGAACTGGCACTCGTACTCTATCCTGAACTGCTGGGGGTTGCTCTCCATCAGCGCCTTGAGGTCTGTCTCGACGAAGCTTCTGGAGTAGAGGCCTTCCTCGACGGCGTCCCGCCATGTGGCGACGTGGTGGCTCCACCCCGGGCTGTGGCAGAACCTGTAGAACATCGTGTCCCTACCCCATGGTGTGCTGGAGACGATGAGCCAGCCGTCGGTCGTCGAAAGCATCGGTAGAAGGATGTTCACAAACAGCTTCTCGTCTTCGGGGATGAACGCAGCCTCGTCCACGAGGATCATGTGCGCCGTGTAACCCCTCAGCTTATCCATCGATAGCGCAGAGAGGAGGATGAGCCGGCTTAGGTTCCGGAAGTAGAACTGTAGCTTTTGAATTCTTAGACACCATAGGCTTCTAAGCCTCTGGGGTAGGTTGTTGAGTACCTCTACGACCTTATCGCCGAGGTTGAGCGTCTGCCTGTAGACCGGGCACAGGAT
This sequence is a window from Candidatus Bathyarchaeota archaeon. Protein-coding genes within it:
- a CDS encoding AAA family ATPase; this translates as MLEVSRAFGLGWLGRGFTVFKGFRLEWVDPAVIYVTGESGGGKTTLLKAFKRLYGSEAISMDEVEVDEDEVLCEAIGRDTKEALYYLSMAGLAEAYLFIRSYGELSAGQRYRYRLAKMFYKAVREGMKAVIVDEFCSLLDRTTARVVAYLTQKLSRRLGLTLVAASSHTDIAEDLNPDILVVKPFLQPPVVEHRDVTPKPFSLSNLVRIVEGRFRDYFKLERFHYKGFRPAYPAKVFKALYSRETIGVIVYSHAPIACRCRRMVFGSNLWDYVKSGRLLAISRVVVHPKWRGVGLGVRLVRETLPRCGADVVETMAAMAVYNPFFEKAGMRLGCSYTVEYDEALRRLDGLLNRYGFDPKLRTSWRMLYDWLEKLDSEKLEEFKRNLSKLRLPRVNRKTIELRNRLKTGCHVGLHSLATYLFSYPSPGMKYNYYYWLNPRVERLLQPRRVAA
- a CDS encoding phage major capsid protein — protein: MLTVVAVKLRLVEDILEAVSQKPVLRIKGVALKAGVSRNLNVYVEEELKRAAETLRGKPVYYEHVSADRAVGKVVDAWWDEEQKAIMYLAEIYDEETADKIRLGLIRKVSVALDYEVIEPVDGKLPKGIEFRELSLVAVPGVPETSIEVVERLSKPVEEGAVGYRKYPLADEDREWDAEAARMRIRRWASSDGSGDRDKVDWRRYRQAFAWFDESDPESFDSYKLPHHDVVDGRLVTVWRGVVAAMASLLGARGGVDIPAEDRRAVYSHLAAHYQDFGREPPRFEESLSRLGAMTPEPQPQGVEPSSAGDLREEVKGNMSSKVDYETEPKGIVEESKDPLAEGRRRFLESLKRGVLREQWEAPLSYPEKPSARISSFIRRSSILSGKPGETVNIPYVAPFEMDVLSEVGGSLTPKTNLYGTVQASIKEAAAYTEIPYADIEKLSEDLLSELEARFSDAALRAVDRYILDTLIADDTIPELDKSGESVSFDAGWIIDAIGKLEQNGKAVDPGSCLLVVSPGMYENLLKGLVENQALVYARPDVAREGRVVELFGVRVAVSGYMPEWDTTNHYLSAYLIHRDAMVFAPKRQLLIETERDTVSRKVKLTGSLTFAVAIVDKNAIVEIKTPATV
- a CDS encoding phage portal protein, with amino-acid sequence MSLIGRLWEKLRETAAPKGIVQTALSIFRYEARKGASLEELEKYYLTDPVAHAAVDLYVELTVGGGYYTTAEDQRAKELVDGFAETVNMDELLREAVRNMLIYGDAYVEKVYRKPDGRLVGLNLLPSKTVRVERDRHGRVLRFVQRDGATSVSFKPEEILHLKHNPVGNSAYGTSMLTPVLGFLKAKRKAVENMEKILSRYAAPKVIWRAPNRNALQQLQAVLETLRPDEDIILTGEVDFKPLTVDPRARFEFFYEYLDRQVFEGLQAPLLSWLRNATEASARTMLETVERRVMGIQRYLKRKVEAEVFKPLVETEGLKEVPRLNWGSPKSRLEDVSLADVGGLVKSGILDPSEARRWLAKLGFPLEV
- a CDS encoding terminase family protein, with the protein product MRSTVGFGSLRKRLERLERRFRKTAPIRPPGDIVEFCKLVGFKPKRFQERVLRDWSKRITVLFGRQMGKSTCLALKAVYFALSNPGTTTLILCPVYRQTLNLGDKVVEVLNNLPQRLRSLWCLRIQKLQFYFRNLSRLILLSALSMDKLRGYTAHMILVDEAAFIPEDEKLFVNILLPMLSTTDGWLIVSSTPWGRDTMFYRFCHSPGWSHHVATWRDAVEEGLYSRSFVETDLKALMESNPQQFRIEYECQFIPDLDSWLTQDLIARCVDGDLEYVDYGTRLSGSFWIGVDLGKHRDHSAVAVLSEDEDGVLRLIHLKRFPLETPYASVIGYLKGLCDTLEGVNGILIDQTGVGEYVVEDALNVGLPAEGVVLTVKTKEQIMTYLKTVMARGMLRYPYDRMLLHELNVEKFELSKSGYITFTHPEGTHDDRLWALALAVYASRKPGFAVTRGRRVL